The proteins below come from a single uncultured delta proteobacterium genomic window:
- a CDS encoding hypothetical protein (Evidence 5 : No homology to any previously reported sequences) codes for MPQNILVWIVAVSLDTLALPAVTLDTRLSPAVTSDTT; via the coding sequence TTGCCGCAGAACATTTTGGTCTGGATCGTGGCCGTCTCCCTGGACACGCTGGCGCTGCCCGCCGTTACCCTGGACACCCGGCTGTCACCTGCCGTCACGTCTGACACCACCTAA